In bacterium, a genomic segment contains:
- a CDS encoding YncE family protein: protein MALTVAVAASAALLAASAWIPWLRPRVFFIPKAFYFFMEFLFWFGTTSNTQNTVLAIAVVAACVALGRRRRRGEGGVAEKAFWILAAFLALIAQAYIVAFAALAWLPLFAGYLAVAAWVFRFVARAPHRLGAPGGEPEAPALSRHRANFADIPTTHVLLFVGAQLFLAMVTGRFGVPIVQAVSEIAARGSADAPAVYRLAALFVLAVPALPLWRSIRGERGRAPVRARAAVVAAACVVVMTLAVPAAWAMPFAGAAIVAVVAAGLARAGFAPIDWLSFDPRRAFAALLPLSLVAFVAFGVHYAARMWDCADRAAPGLGVVRLTRDAGAFDFATTADGDTLIAALRESRRVIAVPTGGGTARTILDTRPFTKGTGAIFSGVEPETILRVGDDRFLLLLAVSDNHDDNDLLVLRADGTSEGLVERLSGTGISEMVRGPGTRVYVSMEFDNGVFVLSADDLTLLDTIRWPQPGGEATGWLAGEGILSCGVEPNKILVDDSGETIYSLGLWCDPMLRALDVENRRESARVFVGTRSWDMAMDGVRRRIYVPKFISGRMLVVDTNRMEIAEEWPVGFGIRPVAVDPSRGRVYTASMYSGEVFGIDAETGERVFRRRIGGHIKGLHLDEATGALYTGCDCGVFRIDPHIGDTGS from the coding sequence ATGGCGCTGACGGTTGCCGTCGCGGCGAGTGCCGCGTTGCTCGCGGCGAGCGCGTGGATCCCGTGGCTTCGGCCTCGCGTCTTCTTCATTCCCAAGGCGTTCTACTTCTTCATGGAGTTCCTGTTCTGGTTTGGAACGACCAGCAACACACAAAACACTGTGCTCGCGATCGCCGTCGTCGCCGCGTGCGTCGCCCTGGGCCGCCGCCGTCGCCGTGGTGAAGGCGGCGTGGCGGAAAAGGCGTTCTGGATCCTCGCCGCGTTCCTTGCGCTTATCGCGCAGGCGTACATCGTCGCGTTCGCCGCGCTCGCGTGGCTTCCACTTTTTGCGGGATATCTCGCGGTGGCCGCGTGGGTCTTCCGATTCGTCGCGCGAGCACCGCACCGGCTCGGCGCACCGGGCGGCGAACCCGAAGCCCCGGCGCTTTCCCGACATCGAGCGAATTTCGCGGACATCCCCACGACGCACGTGCTGCTTTTCGTCGGCGCGCAGCTTTTTCTGGCGATGGTCACGGGGCGTTTCGGCGTGCCGATCGTGCAGGCGGTTTCGGAGATCGCGGCGCGCGGATCGGCTGATGCGCCGGCGGTCTATCGCCTGGCCGCGCTATTCGTGCTCGCCGTTCCGGCATTGCCGTTGTGGCGCTCGATCCGCGGTGAGCGTGGGCGGGCCCCGGTGCGCGCGCGCGCGGCGGTCGTCGCGGCCGCCTGCGTCGTCGTGATGACACTTGCGGTGCCGGCGGCCTGGGCGATGCCGTTTGCCGGCGCGGCCATCGTCGCCGTTGTGGCGGCGGGTCTGGCTCGCGCGGGTTTCGCGCCGATCGACTGGTTGTCGTTCGATCCGCGCCGCGCGTTCGCCGCCTTGCTGCCGCTATCGCTGGTGGCGTTTGTCGCATTCGGCGTCCATTACGCGGCGCGCATGTGGGATTGCGCGGACCGCGCCGCGCCCGGGCTCGGCGTCGTTCGCCTGACGCGCGACGCGGGCGCGTTCGATTTCGCGACGACCGCGGATGGAGACACGCTGATCGCCGCATTGCGCGAGTCGCGCCGCGTGATTGCGGTGCCCACCGGCGGCGGCACGGCGCGAACGATCCTCGACACGCGGCCATTCACCAAGGGTACGGGCGCGATCTTTTCGGGGGTCGAGCCGGAGACGATCCTTCGCGTCGGCGACGACCGCTTTTTGTTGTTGCTTGCCGTCTCCGACAATCACGACGACAACGACTTGCTGGTGCTGCGCGCCGACGGCACATCGGAGGGCCTGGTCGAACGATTGTCCGGCACCGGGATTTCCGAGATGGTGCGTGGACCCGGGACGCGCGTGTATGTTTCGATGGAGTTCGATAACGGCGTCTTCGTACTTTCGGCGGACGACCTGACGCTGCTCGACACGATCAGGTGGCCGCAGCCGGGCGGCGAGGCGACCGGCTGGCTTGCCGGCGAAGGCATCCTTTCGTGCGGCGTGGAGCCGAACAAGATTCTGGTGGACGACTCGGGCGAGACCATCTATTCGCTCGGCCTTTGGTGCGATCCGATGCTGCGTGCGCTTGATGTCGAAAACCGCCGCGAATCGGCGCGTGTTTTTGTCGGGACGCGAAGCTGGGACATGGCGATGGACGGGGTCCGCCGCAGGATTTACGTGCCGAAGTTCATCAGCGGACGCATGCTGGTCGTCGATACGAACCGCATGGAAATCGCCGAGGAATGGCCGGTCGGCTTTGGCATCCGCCCGGTCGCCGTCGACCCGTCGCGCGGGCGCGTCTACACCGCGTCGATGTACTCCGGCGAGGTTTTCGGCATCGATGCGGAAACCGGCGAACGCGTTTTTCGGCGGCGGATCGGCGGACACATCAAGGGGTTGCATCTCGACGAGGCGACCGGCGCCCTGTACACGGGTTGCGATTGCGGGGTATTCCGTATCGATCCTCATATCGGTGACACGGGTTCGTGA
- a CDS encoding WD40 repeat domain-containing protein, with product MSRGRVAIRLAIALALAAVVAYGMIAAVATFAVGPVNTYDFFFMLGLRLGAISPARTVLPWVVALDWSPDGRFLFASGYFRQILVFDVADGTLARRLGGHDNWIQEVIHSPSGRYLASGDWGGRVVVRDLDGGGEGAFEVGSDVYSISFSPDESRVAVSDGEGLVHVFDLARNTKVAEFPGNEGGTLYLAYAPGGRHLATGGEDAMVRLFDPETLRPNGTPLEHGNDVTSLSFDATGERLLSCGDDGFVRYWNVREGREIRAWAADPSWVSFCTLIPNSPSFAAAGSDGRVRLGRTDRDDAPRAIDAGGGWLQCVRPRRDGGAIAATDHRGGIWIYDLRGETVVRVIDVKPLLKGDL from the coding sequence ATGAGCCGGGGCCGCGTCGCAATCCGGCTCGCGATCGCCCTGGCGCTTGCCGCGGTTGTCGCGTACGGCATGATCGCCGCTGTCGCCACCTTCGCGGTCGGTCCGGTCAATACGTACGATTTCTTCTTCATGCTCGGCCTGCGGCTTGGTGCGATCAGCCCCGCGCGAACGGTGCTGCCGTGGGTGGTGGCGCTCGACTGGTCACCGGATGGCCGATTCCTTTTCGCGTCCGGCTACTTCCGCCAAATCCTCGTGTTCGACGTGGCGGACGGAACGCTCGCGCGGCGCCTGGGCGGGCACGACAATTGGATTCAGGAGGTCATCCATTCGCCGAGCGGGCGCTATCTCGCCTCCGGCGACTGGGGCGGCCGCGTTGTCGTGCGCGATCTCGACGGCGGCGGCGAGGGCGCGTTCGAGGTAGGATCGGACGTGTATTCCATCTCGTTTTCGCCGGACGAGTCGCGCGTCGCGGTCTCTGACGGCGAGGGGCTCGTGCACGTTTTCGATCTCGCGCGCAACACGAAGGTCGCCGAATTTCCCGGAAACGAAGGCGGCACCCTCTATCTTGCGTACGCGCCCGGCGGCCGCCATCTCGCGACGGGTGGCGAGGACGCGATGGTGCGCCTGTTCGATCCGGAAACGCTTCGGCCGAACGGCACGCCGCTCGAACACGGCAACGACGTCACGTCCCTGTCGTTCGACGCGACGGGCGAGCGCCTGTTGTCCTGCGGGGATGACGGCTTCGTGCGCTATTGGAATGTGCGCGAGGGCCGCGAGATTCGCGCGTGGGCCGCCGACCCGTCGTGGGTCAGCTTCTGCACGCTCATCCCGAACTCGCCGTCGTTCGCCGCCGCGGGCTCCGACGGCCGTGTGCGGCTGGGGCGCACCGATCGCGACGACGCGCCGCGTGCGATCGATGCCGGCGGAGGCTGGCTGCAGTGCGTTCGCCCGCGCCGCGACGGCGGCGCTATCGCGGCTACCGATCATCGGGGCGGAATCTGGATCTACGATCTGAGAGGCGAGACCGTCGTGCGCGTCATCGACGTCAAACCGCTTTTGAAGGGCGACTTGTGA